The following are encoded together in the Candidatus Methylomirabilis oxygeniifera genome:
- a CDS encoding conserved membrane protein of unknown function (Evidence 4 : Homologs of previously reported genes of unknown function) has product MAVCLAIVGLAGLLYAGSLLNGFAFDDHLLVETNLQFRSIEGLTQLFRSGGWLTYRPIRTASYAIDYALFGLNPSGFRAFNILYHALNGVLVFTVLRTILGVTRPAFLTALLFIVHPVQTESVAYISGRRDILFTLFYLTGFYGFVRYRATGRGRWLYLTGISYYLGLLSKEMAITLPLLCLAYDLVRSMPEGGEGDRRSWRALREAGLRLWRDHRRLYLVIGAIFSATAYYFVALFRVTQRFDLWGDGLWPTVLTSVTIMGHYLTLLLWPVTLNVDYSFNAFPVPETLLDGRVLMAIAAVGGSWWAIWRGLANHRWAAFGGLWFFTTLLPVAQIIPHDEIVAEHYLYLPSIGVCLAAAMLAEGLPERIRQRRAVTAVFGLVVVLLGFRTVIRTRDWKDDLTLWTRTVETAPASARARRNLGRLYMIRGRHQEAAQEFREALRIAPNDAPTWNNLGAMLLELGNLDGAEQAFTGALRLNTLPLDVRINLGIVSLRRGRTAQAEAYFLAALASSQLPPSQRAQALNNLGMVRATQGRSAEAEQAFKEAVALAPGDADARRNLGLAYLEKGQMQAGIAELEEAVRYKAADPTLHHLLGEVYHMQGQQDRAVASLRKALSLKGDLAEARELLDSILRSSPTTP; this is encoded by the coding sequence GTGGCGGTCTGTCTGGCGATCGTGGGGCTGGCCGGACTTCTGTACGCCGGTTCGCTGCTCAACGGCTTTGCCTTCGACGACCATCTCCTGGTCGAGACCAATCTCCAGTTTCGCTCGATCGAGGGGCTTACGCAGTTATTCAGGTCCGGCGGGTGGCTGACGTATCGCCCAATCCGCACCGCCTCGTACGCGATCGACTATGCCCTGTTCGGGCTCAATCCCTCCGGTTTCCGGGCGTTCAACATCCTCTACCACGCCCTGAACGGGGTCCTGGTCTTCACCGTGCTGCGGACGATCCTGGGGGTGACCCGCCCCGCCTTTCTCACGGCGCTGCTCTTCATCGTCCATCCTGTCCAGACCGAGTCGGTCGCCTACATATCCGGCCGGCGGGACATCCTGTTCACCCTGTTCTATCTGACAGGGTTCTATGGATTCGTCCGATACCGGGCGACCGGCAGGGGACGGTGGCTGTACCTGACGGGGATCTCGTACTATCTCGGCCTTCTTTCGAAGGAGATGGCGATTACCCTCCCGCTCCTCTGTCTTGCGTACGATCTGGTCCGTTCGATGCCCGAGGGCGGGGAGGGAGACCGGCGATCGTGGCGGGCCCTCAGGGAGGCGGGGCTGCGGCTCTGGCGGGATCATCGTCGTCTGTACCTGGTCATCGGGGCGATCTTTTCCGCGACGGCCTATTACTTTGTGGCGCTCTTTCGCGTCACGCAACGGTTTGATCTGTGGGGCGACGGACTGTGGCCGACCGTGCTGACCAGCGTCACGATCATGGGCCACTATCTGACACTGCTGCTCTGGCCCGTGACCCTGAACGTGGATTACTCGTTCAACGCCTTTCCGGTGCCGGAGACCCTCCTGGACGGCCGGGTCCTGATGGCGATTGCCGCGGTGGGCGGGAGCTGGTGGGCGATCTGGAGGGGCCTGGCGAACCATCGGTGGGCGGCATTCGGGGGTCTCTGGTTCTTTACGACACTGCTGCCGGTCGCCCAGATCATCCCCCATGATGAGATCGTGGCCGAGCACTATCTGTACCTGCCGTCGATCGGCGTCTGTCTGGCAGCCGCCATGCTGGCGGAGGGGCTGCCAGAGCGTATCCGGCAGCGCCGGGCTGTCACGGCAGTCTTCGGGCTCGTGGTGGTTCTGCTCGGATTCAGGACGGTCATCCGCACCCGCGATTGGAAGGACGACCTGACACTTTGGACCAGGACGGTCGAGACCGCCCCGGCATCCGCGAGGGCGCGCCGAAACCTGGGTCGGCTGTATATGATTCGGGGGCGTCATCAGGAGGCCGCCCAGGAGTTCCGGGAGGCCCTCCGGATCGCGCCGAACGATGCGCCGACCTGGAACAACCTGGGCGCGATGCTGCTTGAGCTGGGGAACCTCGACGGGGCGGAACAGGCCTTCACCGGAGCGCTTCGCCTGAACACCCTGCCGCTTGATGTCAGGATCAACCTGGGAATCGTCTCCCTCAGGCGCGGGCGGACGGCGCAGGCCGAGGCGTACTTTCTCGCGGCCCTGGCGTCGTCGCAACTGCCGCCGTCGCAGCGGGCGCAGGCGCTGAACAACCTGGGCATGGTGCGCGCCACGCAGGGGCGGTCGGCTGAGGCCGAGCAGGCCTTCAAAGAGGCGGTCGCGCTTGCGCCCGGCGATGCCGATGCCAGGCGAAACCTGGGATTGGCCTATCTCGAGAAAGGGCAGATGCAAGCGGGGATTGCGGAGCTGGAGGAGGCCGTCCGGTATAAGGCCGCAGACCCGACGCTTCATCACCTGCTTGGGGAGGTCTATCATATGCAGGGGCAGCAGGATCGGGCCGTGGCCTCTCTGAGAAAGGCGCTGAGCCTGAAGGGCGACCTGGCGGAGGCGCGAGAGTTGCTGGATTCGATTCTCCGCTCTTCCCCAACGACTCCATGA
- a CDS encoding protein of unknown function (Evidence 5 : No homology to any previously reported sequences), with amino-acid sequence MTDGNKLPSWSQILLAGVLVALVGGAFWLKSRPTMPIGATAGLESVSSILEQGIQAHNARQYEQAVEWYHRVLAQDPGHPVAHYNLGQIYTVQGQPAKAQWEYEAVLRADPRHLDAWINLGVALYRQRKFQEAAEASRQALTLSPRHPMALFNLGVTLLEMDRPDQAITWLTAALQEDQKRADTHYYLGHAYLKQQRVAEARRSLEKAIALNPDLQMAHLTLAKLARQQGDSKGVQEALKGVTGLLPGQKR; translated from the coding sequence ATGACGGACGGTAACAAGCTTCCATCCTGGAGTCAGATTCTGCTCGCGGGTGTCCTGGTTGCCCTGGTCGGAGGGGCCTTCTGGCTGAAGAGCAGGCCGACGATGCCGATCGGCGCGACCGCAGGCCTTGAATCGGTCTCATCCATTCTTGAGCAGGGCATTCAGGCCCACAATGCCCGGCAGTACGAGCAGGCAGTGGAGTGGTACCATCGCGTGCTGGCGCAGGACCCCGGACACCCTGTCGCCCATTACAACCTGGGACAGATCTATACCGTCCAGGGACAGCCGGCCAAGGCCCAGTGGGAATACGAGGCGGTGCTGAGGGCCGATCCGCGCCATCTGGATGCATGGATCAATCTCGGGGTTGCGCTCTATCGGCAGCGCAAGTTTCAAGAGGCGGCGGAGGCATCCCGCCAAGCCCTGACACTCTCACCCCGTCACCCGATGGCGCTCTTCAACTTGGGGGTGACGCTACTCGAAATGGACCGGCCGGATCAGGCGATTACGTGGCTGACAGCCGCATTGCAGGAAGACCAGAAGCGCGCCGATACCCACTACTATCTGGGACACGCCTACCTGAAGCAGCAACGTGTCGCCGAGGCCAGGCGATCACTGGAGAAGGCGATAGCGCTGAATCCGGATCTGCAGATGGCCCATCTCACCCTCGCCAAGCTGGCTCGCCAACAGGGCGACTCAAAGGGCGTCCAGGAGGCGCTGAAAGGCGTGACGGGCCTCCTCCCCGGTCAGAAGCGGTAG
- a CDS encoding Glycosyltransferase involved in cell wall biogenesis → MATTEGLRVAVIIPAYHARDTIEQVLNGIPEWVDAVYVVDDGSGDGTSALVQARRDPRVALLSHPVNRGVGAAMVTGYSEALRHGIDICVKMDADDQMDPAYLTDLIRPLLERRADYVKGNRFHDATALRRMPFLRKVGNAGLSFLIKAASGQWHIFDPTNGYTAIHRAVLEMLDLKRLHPRYFFESSILIMLGALGAVVGDIAIPARYGSERSHLSIGHTLLVFPWLCLRDGVRRVLWRYFIADFNAVSLFLLCGVPLTTFGIAFGAYHWIRSAMEGALTPTGTVMLSVLPLIIGFQLLLQALVLDVQQAPTRPLQTDTHR, encoded by the coding sequence GTGGCAACAACTGAAGGGCTGCGGGTCGCCGTCATCATCCCCGCCTACCATGCCCGCGACACCATCGAGCAGGTGTTGAACGGCATCCCGGAGTGGGTTGATGCCGTCTACGTCGTGGACGACGGCAGCGGCGACGGGACGTCGGCCCTGGTCCAGGCACGCCGCGACCCGCGGGTTGCGCTCCTGAGCCATCCGGTGAATCGGGGCGTCGGCGCGGCGATGGTGACGGGATACAGTGAGGCGCTCCGACATGGGATCGACATTTGCGTCAAGATGGACGCCGACGACCAGATGGACCCGGCGTATCTCACCGACCTGATCCGGCCGCTCCTGGAGCGGCGGGCCGACTATGTCAAAGGCAACCGCTTCCACGACGCGACGGCGCTTCGGCGGATGCCGTTCCTGCGAAAGGTCGGCAATGCCGGGCTCTCCTTCCTGATCAAGGCGGCCAGCGGTCAGTGGCACATCTTCGATCCCACCAACGGTTACACCGCGATCCACCGCGCCGTCCTGGAGATGCTCGATCTGAAGCGGCTTCACCCGCGCTACTTCTTCGAGAGCTCGATCCTGATCATGCTGGGCGCCCTCGGGGCGGTTGTCGGGGATATCGCCATCCCCGCGCGTTACGGCAGCGAGCGGAGCCATCTGAGCATCGGCCACACCTTGCTGGTCTTCCCGTGGCTGTGTCTGCGCGACGGCGTCCGACGGGTACTGTGGCGCTACTTCATTGCGGATTTCAATGCGGTCTCGCTCTTCCTGCTCTGCGGCGTTCCGCTCACGACCTTCGGCATCGCGTTCGGCGCCTACCACTGGATCAGGAGCGCCATGGAGGGGGCCCTCACGCCGACCGGCACGGTCATGCTATCGGTGCTGCCGCTGATTATCGGCTTCCAACTCCTGCTGCAGGCCCTGGTCCTGGATGTGCAACAGGCGCCCACACGACCCCTCCAGACCGATACCCATCGGTAG
- a CDS encoding conserved membrane protein of unknown function (Evidence 4 : Homologs of previously reported genes of unknown function) — MVLLLLIPILFNAVTLLPELSRPIPSLNDNAVHFLLIQGISRAWATGDNLIDHWNPELELGFPIASTYQHLPHLTVVLLHRILLGQFELLTLFNLIRYLLLVGFPLSVYWSMRRIGFSSIAAGVAAASATLISADHHYGFEYDSYIWRGFGMYSQLWAMHLSFLSLGCLIHVMRTGQGYLGAIVAASTLVLSHLLYSFIMGLTMVASLLVGIRRDNVRLRIMRLLIVAGVSAVITSYFWLPFVLFNPFLGFSPYLQRWKYDSFGAHAILGWLINGDLLDFDRLPVLTALLALGIASAVARRGRHGALGLSIFGMWLLLFFGRVTWGALADLIPMHKGMLYHRFIGGVNIGAIMLIGLGGEWLWHLLSPAVTRWRGAVGVCAVVVLLIPPLAERRHFYALNAQWMERTQRAVDADADARTILAALKDLPPGRTYVGLRANWGKTVQFGDLHFYDLLTFYRIPAVSPPYSGFSLNSDMIWHFDDRDPAHYNVFNARYVVAPAGLAMPEFLRPLERTGRYTLYEAKTDGYAGFVNIVRGIRTDSQATLLDENRRWLEGPDPAAGRFIRYEYPSPDEGYFDASGPGCPDGGRITEEQILPGRLDLQVECAHAATIAIKTTYHPNWHVTIDGRDARPFMVSPSFIGVEVSAGPHRLTAIYRPPWYKTGLLWLGAVTLLLTVLVGSRFAGLDARMAGPSRSAGQG, encoded by the coding sequence GTGGTCCTTCTTCTGCTGATCCCAATCCTCTTCAATGCCGTGACACTGCTGCCTGAGCTCTCGCGCCCAATCCCCAGCCTGAACGATAATGCCGTGCATTTTCTGCTCATTCAAGGTATCAGCCGGGCGTGGGCGACGGGGGACAATCTCATCGATCACTGGAACCCTGAGCTTGAGCTTGGGTTCCCGATTGCCAGCACCTATCAGCATCTGCCGCATCTGACCGTCGTGCTGCTGCACCGCATCCTCCTGGGGCAATTCGAACTGCTGACTCTTTTCAATCTCATCCGATATCTGCTCCTGGTCGGGTTTCCGCTGTCCGTCTACTGGTCGATGCGTCGGATCGGATTCTCGTCGATCGCAGCAGGGGTCGCCGCAGCAAGCGCCACATTGATCTCAGCCGATCATCATTACGGGTTCGAATATGACAGCTACATCTGGCGCGGCTTCGGGATGTACAGTCAACTGTGGGCGATGCATCTGTCGTTTCTGAGCCTCGGTTGTCTGATCCATGTTATGAGAACGGGTCAAGGCTACCTCGGTGCGATCGTTGCCGCATCCACACTGGTTCTATCGCATCTGCTGTATAGCTTTATCATGGGGCTGACGATGGTCGCCTCCCTTCTGGTCGGCATACGGCGGGACAACGTCCGATTGCGCATCATGCGATTACTGATCGTCGCGGGAGTCTCGGCCGTCATCACGTCGTACTTCTGGCTCCCCTTCGTACTGTTCAATCCGTTCCTGGGTTTCAGCCCGTACCTTCAGCGTTGGAAGTACGACTCCTTCGGGGCTCACGCCATTCTGGGCTGGTTGATCAACGGGGACCTGCTGGATTTCGACCGCCTTCCGGTCCTGACGGCGCTCCTGGCGCTTGGAATCGCCTCCGCCGTCGCGCGTCGAGGCCGGCACGGAGCGCTCGGCCTGTCGATCTTCGGGATGTGGCTGTTGCTGTTTTTTGGACGGGTCACGTGGGGAGCGCTGGCCGACCTCATCCCCATGCATAAAGGCATGCTGTATCATCGCTTCATCGGCGGCGTGAATATCGGGGCGATCATGCTGATCGGACTGGGAGGAGAGTGGTTGTGGCATCTGCTCAGCCCTGCCGTCACCCGTTGGCGCGGGGCCGTCGGCGTATGTGCCGTTGTCGTTCTGTTGATCCCGCCGTTAGCAGAGAGACGACACTTTTACGCGCTGAATGCACAGTGGATGGAACGTACACAGCGTGCCGTCGACGCCGACGCCGACGCCAGAACGATCTTAGCGGCGCTCAAAGATCTGCCGCCAGGACGAACCTATGTCGGCCTGCGGGCCAACTGGGGGAAGACGGTACAGTTTGGAGACCTGCACTTCTACGACCTGCTGACCTTTTACCGGATCCCCGCGGTATCGCCCCCGTATTCGGGTTTCTCCCTCAACTCCGACATGATCTGGCATTTTGACGATCGCGATCCGGCCCACTACAATGTCTTTAATGCGCGCTACGTGGTCGCACCGGCCGGTCTCGCCATGCCGGAGTTCCTGCGACCGCTGGAAAGGACCGGCCGTTACACGCTCTACGAGGCAAAGACCGATGGATACGCCGGGTTTGTCAATATCGTCAGGGGGATTCGCACCGATTCTCAGGCGACCCTGCTCGACGAGAATCGCCGGTGGCTCGAGGGCCCTGATCCTGCGGCCGGGCGGTTCATTCGATACGAGTACCCCTCACCAGACGAGGGATACTTCGACGCGTCCGGCCCGGGATGCCCGGACGGCGGGAGAATCACAGAGGAGCAGATCCTGCCCGGCAGGCTCGATCTGCAGGTGGAGTGCGCCCACGCCGCGACCATCGCCATCAAGACGACCTACCATCCGAACTGGCACGTCACCATTGATGGACGCGACGCGCGCCCGTTCATGGTGTCACCGAGCTTCATCGGGGTCGAGGTGTCGGCAGGTCCGCATCGCCTCACGGCAATCTACCGACCGCCATGGTACAAGACCGGACTGCTCTGGCTGGGAGCGGTGACCTTGCTGCTGACCGTTCTTGTCGGATCTCGATTCGCCGGACTGGACGCGCGCATGGCCGGCCCGTCCAGGTCTGCCGGTCAGGGGTAA
- a CDS encoding RRM domain (fragment), which translates to MAHTPDISFDTQWAKPMRLSCTPLLVRFALTHNGFSGPGANGPIFLRSIPISFTLSLSKRK; encoded by the coding sequence GTGGCGCATACCCCGGACATAAGCTTCGATACGCAATGGGCGAAACCTATGCGCCTGTCCTGCACACCCCTGCTCGTGCGGTTCGCCCTTACTCACAACGGCTTCAGCGGACCCGGCGCGAACGGACCGATATTCCTGCGTTCGATACCCATATCGTTCACCCTGAGCCTGTCAAAGCGTAAATAA
- a CDS encoding protein of unknown function (Evidence 5 : No homology to any previously reported sequences), producing MGETYAPVLHTPARAVRPYSQRLQRTRRERTDIPAFDTHIVHPEPVKA from the coding sequence ATGGGCGAAACCTATGCGCCTGTCCTGCACACCCCTGCTCGTGCGGTTCGCCCTTACTCACAACGGCTTCAGCGGACCCGGCGCGAACGGACCGATATTCCTGCGTTCGATACCCATATCGTTCACCCTGAGCCTGTCAAAGCGTAA
- a CDS encoding exported protein of unknown function (Evidence 5 : No homology to any previously reported sequences): MRSTVRTVLICLVVSLGVIVSAEKSWAGFVSGGSRLIYYYSQRSLVNPGAGSGTGATILAVKNNSSDATKVQMKIFNGSTCAGFGPVTFDLPGNQSLRINVSDHVSATPFPEGWVDLYAVNSGGTPIRWDYLTGKFTVLDFGGSSTTVAISQAAAMFSDANRSSDPQGGVIADNTDARTWAPHLQSVDFWATGGPFNISDRLVVVPVSSVPGTAPVASTSGIGLSFKTLAGAETLNTSATTSCMLASSLPSLHPGFSASYPNGATVTDGGTLNLVADSSGTNKGNAGWLFEMATSPLLLGVHPIQAWAELAVDGHE; the protein is encoded by the coding sequence ATGAGATCGACCGTCCGAACTGTTCTGATCTGTTTGGTGGTGAGCCTTGGCGTCATCGTGAGCGCCGAGAAGAGCTGGGCCGGATTTGTGTCCGGGGGGTCCCGACTCATCTATTACTACAGTCAGCGTTCCCTCGTGAACCCGGGGGCCGGGAGCGGCACGGGTGCTACGATCCTGGCCGTGAAGAACAATTCGAGCGATGCAACCAAGGTGCAGATGAAGATCTTCAACGGCTCGACCTGCGCCGGCTTTGGTCCGGTGACCTTCGATCTGCCCGGAAATCAGAGCCTTCGGATCAATGTCTCGGATCATGTCTCGGCGACCCCGTTCCCGGAAGGGTGGGTGGATCTGTATGCGGTCAATTCGGGAGGCACGCCGATCCGATGGGATTACCTGACCGGGAAGTTCACGGTACTCGATTTTGGAGGGTCCTCCACGACTGTGGCGATCTCTCAGGCGGCCGCCATGTTCTCCGACGCGAATCGGTCGAGCGACCCTCAGGGCGGGGTCATCGCCGATAACACCGACGCGCGGACGTGGGCGCCGCACCTTCAATCCGTCGACTTTTGGGCCACAGGGGGGCCGTTTAACATCAGCGATCGTCTGGTGGTGGTTCCGGTCTCCAGTGTGCCTGGGACGGCCCCGGTCGCCTCTACCAGCGGGATCGGTCTCTCCTTCAAGACCTTGGCGGGTGCGGAGACACTGAATACGAGCGCCACCACTTCCTGCATGCTGGCCTCGTCTCTCCCGAGCCTTCACCCGGGTTTCTCCGCCTCCTACCCGAATGGCGCCACCGTGACGGATGGGGGCACTCTCAATCTCGTCGCTGACTCCTCCGGCACCAATAAAGGCAATGCCGGGTGGCTGTTCGAGATGGCGACGTCCCCGCTGCTTCTGGGTGTGCATCCGATACAAGCATGGGCGGAGTTGGCGGTGGACGGTCACGAGTAG
- a CDS encoding membrane protein of unknown function (Evidence 5 : No homology to any previously reported sequences) translates to MLYGLGLMLVQWGLERGTFVAILTDRLAQGVLVGLHLLGVPARLDGLVLHAGALSQPVSASCLGLIAVTGYLSGLLAVPADWTTRWRGIRRDLPLLVLGNAIRLSALGILITVSVSAFQFAHAILMGAVAPLALIGLWGFWFYKDLGALSAYPWRFARDVSLALPLAIGLWWLLLDPYAVGLSVVIKAALSGLVGMPIVGTGVVEDGFKRLLDFQLPDGGFRIEMGGRSLALAPLIALIGASPIPWTRRIGLGGLGLTIQFGLHAMEVVGLVLLGRIAPPVVPAVEALSDYLALASGPFLWLLLAAPSSAWWALEGEGRRARSV, encoded by the coding sequence TTGCTGTATGGGCTCGGGCTCATGTTGGTGCAATGGGGGCTCGAGCGGGGTACGTTTGTCGCCATCCTCACCGATCGCCTGGCGCAGGGCGTGCTGGTTGGTCTGCATCTGTTGGGTGTGCCGGCGAGGCTTGACGGGCTGGTGCTCCACGCCGGCGCGCTGAGTCAGCCGGTCTCGGCAAGCTGTCTGGGCCTGATCGCGGTGACCGGCTATCTCTCCGGCCTCCTCGCCGTACCGGCCGACTGGACGACGCGCTGGCGCGGGATCCGGCGCGACCTGCCGTTGCTGGTTCTTGGGAATGCGATTCGACTGTCGGCGCTCGGGATCCTCATCACCGTATCTGTCTCAGCCTTTCAGTTTGCGCATGCGATTCTCATGGGGGCGGTTGCGCCGCTGGCCCTGATCGGGCTGTGGGGCTTCTGGTTCTACAAGGACCTGGGCGCGCTGTCGGCGTATCCCTGGCGCTTCGCCAGAGACGTGTCCCTCGCGCTGCCTCTGGCAATCGGGCTTTGGTGGCTGCTGCTTGACCCGTATGCGGTCGGGCTGTCGGTGGTGATCAAGGCGGCCCTGAGCGGCCTCGTCGGGATGCCGATTGTCGGGACCGGGGTGGTGGAGGACGGCTTCAAACGCCTCCTCGACTTTCAATTGCCGGACGGCGGTTTCCGCATCGAGATGGGCGGCCGCAGCCTGGCCCTCGCTCCGTTGATCGCCTTGATCGGCGCCTCGCCCATCCCCTGGACGCGGCGGATTGGGCTGGGAGGTCTCGGTCTGACGATCCAGTTCGGGCTCCATGCCATGGAGGTGGTCGGACTGGTTCTCCTGGGTCGGATCGCTCCTCCGGTGGTCCCGGCGGTCGAGGCGCTTTCGGATTACCTCGCCCTTGCCTCCGGTCCGTTCTTGTGGCTGCTGCTCGCGGCTCCGTCTTCAGCGTGGTGGGCGCTTGAGGGAGAGGGCCGTCGCGCGCGATCTGTCTGA
- a CDS encoding Radical SAM domain protein precursor codes for MAATVTRKVLLVNPSWDGLVSRKGRRFNRTWPPLDLLNCAALLEQDGLSVGLIDARAVPTTPETIRDAAARHDLVFVTSSPIDRWQCPNLDLGPFLAVTHLVEPDKLYVMGTHGTVAPGELLHMTQARAIVRGEPEPAVRALCEGKDPSEVPGVTYLQEGTTIHNPEGNPVDLTTLPMPAFHLLDLRNYRYEILGGRFALLETTRGCHHRCHFCLLKMYGKGYRKKDPEQVVHEVTHLVREAGAKTGYFIDLEFTAVRDDVRDLCERLVSAGLPFEWACQTRADYVDGPLLKLMKRAGCRLIHFGVESGSPRILAATNKRITLEQIERGIAETKQSGIDQLCFFMFGFPGETAGDMEATIAFAKRLSPTYASFHAVTPYMGTKLYEMSGSSELFPEVLSKEHDPLILQAIANRAFREFYLRPAMLWSRVRRVDVRLWRRQAALFWHYVRPALT; via the coding sequence ATGGCGGCAACGGTGACACGAAAGGTTCTGCTCGTCAATCCGAGCTGGGATGGGCTGGTAAGCCGAAAGGGACGCCGGTTTAATCGCACCTGGCCTCCCCTTGATCTCCTGAATTGCGCGGCGCTGCTGGAGCAGGACGGGCTGAGCGTCGGCCTCATCGATGCCCGCGCCGTGCCCACCACGCCGGAGACGATTCGAGACGCCGCAGCGCGACACGATCTGGTCTTCGTGACCTCGTCGCCGATCGACCGGTGGCAATGCCCCAACCTCGATCTGGGCCCATTCCTGGCCGTTACACACCTGGTGGAACCCGACAAGCTGTACGTAATGGGGACGCATGGGACCGTTGCGCCTGGAGAGCTGCTTCATATGACGCAGGCGCGAGCCATCGTCCGTGGCGAGCCTGAGCCGGCGGTCCGAGCGCTTTGTGAGGGCAAAGACCCTTCTGAGGTCCCGGGTGTGACCTATCTGCAAGAGGGCACAACTATCCATAATCCGGAAGGGAACCCCGTGGATCTGACGACCCTGCCGATGCCCGCCTTTCATCTCCTCGACCTTCGCAACTACCGGTACGAAATTCTCGGCGGAAGATTTGCCCTGCTTGAGACGACGCGCGGCTGTCACCACCGGTGCCATTTCTGCCTTCTCAAGATGTACGGCAAAGGCTACCGCAAGAAAGACCCCGAGCAGGTTGTTCATGAGGTCACACATCTGGTTCGAGAAGCGGGAGCCAAGACAGGATACTTCATCGATCTGGAGTTCACCGCGGTCCGTGACGACGTCCGGGATCTGTGTGAGCGACTGGTGTCGGCCGGGTTGCCCTTCGAGTGGGCGTGCCAGACCAGGGCCGATTATGTGGACGGGCCGCTTCTGAAGCTGATGAAGCGCGCCGGCTGTCGGCTGATCCACTTTGGCGTTGAAAGCGGCTCGCCCCGTATCCTGGCTGCAACGAATAAGCGGATTACCCTTGAGCAGATCGAACGCGGAATTGCGGAGACGAAGCAGTCAGGGATCGATCAACTGTGTTTCTTCATGTTCGGCTTCCCGGGTGAAACCGCCGGGGATATGGAGGCGACGATCGCGTTCGCCAAGCGGCTGAGCCCCACCTATGCGTCATTTCATGCCGTGACCCCCTACATGGGCACGAAGCTGTATGAGATGAGCGGCTCCTCGGAGCTGTTCCCTGAAGTGCTGAGCAAGGAGCACGACCCCCTCATCCTTCAGGCGATCGCCAACCGGGCCTTTCGTGAGTTTTACCTGCGGCCGGCAATGCTCTGGTCCAGGGTGCGTAGGGTGGACGTTCGTCTTTGGCGCAGGCAGGCCGCACTGTTCTGGCACTACGTGCGACCAGCCTTGACCTAG
- a CDS encoding Glycosyl transferase, family 2, which translates to MPQDPLGTRRPRVPLTFIIPAYNEEAIVAANVDRLRCYLKDREITTYEMLLVSNGSTDRTVEIARASAAGRVDLTVIELPRRGVGRAFKAGMARAHYDRVVCLDLDLTIDLDFITAAAEGLDTADIVIGSKQTGGQQRSWIRRLASAAFIVCTRRLLHLTFTDYSIGAKAFRTASIRPYLPHLADQSAYILQLIAWGHRDGVAIAEIPVWCDDRRKSRFNLIHEGFYRFGSLFVLWLQERLCWRRGIDGR; encoded by the coding sequence ATGCCCCAAGACCCGCTTGGCACTCGCCGGCCCCGGGTTCCACTGACGTTCATTATCCCGGCCTATAACGAAGAAGCCATCGTTGCCGCCAACGTCGACCGGCTCAGGTGCTACCTGAAAGACCGGGAGATTACGACGTATGAAATGCTCCTGGTCAGCAACGGCTCGACCGACCGGACCGTCGAGATCGCCAGGGCAAGCGCAGCAGGCCGCGTGGACCTCACGGTCATTGAGTTGCCGCGGCGCGGCGTGGGCCGCGCATTCAAGGCCGGGATGGCGCGCGCGCATTATGACCGGGTAGTGTGCCTCGATCTGGATCTTACCATCGATCTCGACTTCATTACGGCTGCGGCGGAAGGACTCGACACGGCGGACATCGTCATCGGTTCCAAGCAGACCGGGGGGCAGCAGCGCTCGTGGATCCGACGGCTGGCAAGCGCGGCGTTTATCGTCTGCACGCGCCGGTTACTTCACCTCACGTTTACGGACTACTCGATCGGCGCCAAGGCGTTTCGGACCGCCTCTATACGGCCATATCTCCCCCATCTTGCCGATCAGAGCGCCTATATCCTGCAACTGATCGCCTGGGGGCATCGCGACGGCGTCGCCATTGCTGAGATTCCGGTCTGGTGCGACGATCGGAGAAAGAGTCGTTTCAACCTCATCCACGAGGGCTTCTATCGCTTCGGCAGCCTGTTTGTGCTGTGGCTTCAGGAACGGCTGTGTTGGAGGAGAGGGATCGACGGGCGATGA